One Denticeps clupeoides chromosome 3, fDenClu1.1, whole genome shotgun sequence DNA window includes the following coding sequences:
- the grin1a gene encoding glutamate receptor ionotropic, NMDA 1a isoform X1, with protein MPRALRPPPQAPAPSAGISHGRAMRLFLLAALLSCSCARGRCEPRVVNVGAVLSQKRYEQVFKDAVTQANQVYGRERFKLTAISVTHKPNAIQMALSVCEDLISSQVYAILVSHPPQSSDHLTPTPVSYTAGFYRIPVVGLTTRMSIYSDKSIHLSFLRTVPPYSHQAHVWFDMMREFRWNHIILIVSDDHEGRATQKRLETLLEERETKCGFNLTRNKKRNYENLDQLSYDNKRGPKAEKVLQFNQETNLTALLLEAKELEARVIILSASEEDAAAVYKAARFLNMTGSGYVWLVGEREMSGKALSEAPDGLIGLQLINGKNESAHITDAVSVVAQSIQELFEKENITEPPRGCVGNTNIWKTGPLFKRVLMSSKYPEGLTGRVEFNDDGDRKYAHYSILNYQKSRLIQVGIYNGTQVVMNKQRKIIWPGGETEKPRGFQMSTRLKIVTIHQEPFVYVKPTLLDGTCKEELTPNGVPIKKVICTGPNETIPGNITGRPVVPQCCYGFCVDLLIKLAMTMNFTYEVHLVADGKFGTQERVNNSNKKEWNGMMGELLGGLADMIVAPLTINNERAQYIEFSKPFKYQGLTILVKKEIPRSTLDSFMQPFQSTLWLLVGLSVHVVAVMLYLLDRFSPFGRFKVNSEEEEEDALTLSSAMWFSWGVLLNSGIGEGAPRSFSARILGMVWAGFAMIIVASYTANLAAFLVLDRPEERITGINDPRLRNPSDKFIYATVKQSSVDIYFRRQVELSTMYRHMEKHNYESAAEAIQAVRDNKLHAFIWDSAVLEFEASQKCDLVTTGELFFRSGFGIGMRKDSPWKQNVSLAILSSHENGFMEDLDKTWVRYQECDSRSNAPATLTFENMAGVFMLVAGGIAAGIFLIFIEIAYKRHKDARRKQMQLAFAAVNVWRKNLQDSKEASGSQVAAVTPSLPSSSLETQDDRKSTRAEPGPKKKASFRSISTSLASSIKRRRSSKDTQYPPTDITGQLNLSDPSVSTVV; from the exons ATGCCGAGGGCGCTGAGACCTCCGCCACAAGCCCCCGCGCCGTCCGCGGGCATCTCCCACGGCCGCGCGATGcgcctcttcctcctcgccGCGCTGCTGTCGTGCTCGTGCGCGCGCGGCCGCTGCGAGCCACGCGTGGTGAACGTCGGGGCCGTGCTGAGCCAGAAGCGCTACGAGCAGGTGTTCAAGGACGCGGTCACGCAGGCCAACCAGGTGTACGGCCGCGAGCGCTTCAAGCTGACCGCCATCTCCGTCACGCACAAGCCCAACGCCATCCAGATGGCGCTGTCCGTGTGCGAGGACCTCATCTCCAGCCAG GTGTACGCCATCCTGGTGAGCCACCCACCGCAGTCCAGTGACCACCTGACCCCCACCCCGGTGTCCTACACTGCAGGCTTCTACCGCATCCCGGTGGTGGGGCTGACAACCCGCATGTCTATCTACTCTGACAAG AGCATCCACCTCTCATTCCTGCGGACCGTGCCCCCGTACTCCCACCAGGCGCACGTGTGGTTCGACATGATGCGCGAGTTCCGCTGGAACCACATCATTCTCATCGTCAGCGATGACCACGAAGGCAGGGCCACACAGAAGAGGCTGGAGACGCTTCTGGAGGAGCGGGAGACCAAG TGTGGTTTTAATCTGACCCga aataaaaaaaggaactaTGAAAACCTCGACCAACTGTCCTATGACAACAAGCGAGGACCCAAG GCAGAGAAAGTTCTCCAGTTCAACCAGGAGACTAATTTAACTGCACTGCTGCTGGAAGCCAAAGAGCTGGAGGCACGGGTCATCATTCTCTCCGCCAG TGAAGAGGATGCAGCTGCTGTGTATAAGGCTGCACGTTTTCTCAACATGACCGGCTCGGGCTACGTTTGGCTGGTTGGCGAGCGAGAGATGTCCGGTAAAGCCCTTAGCGAAGCGCCAGACG GTCTGATTGGCTTACAGCTCATCAATGGGAAAAATGAGTCAGCGCACATCACCGATGCAGTGTCTGTGGTGGCCCAGTCCATTCAAGAACTATTTGAGAAGGAGAACATAACTGAGCCTCCACGGGGATGTGTGGGGAACACGAACATCTGGAAAACAGGCCCACTGTTTAAAAG GGTTCTGATGTCATCAAAGTACCCTGAAGGTCTTACAGGGCGCGTAGAGTTTAATGATGACGGAGACAGAAAATACGCTCATTACAGCATCCTAAACTACCAGAAGAGCCGGCTTATTCAAGTTGGAATTTACAATGGAACACAG GTGGTGATGAACAAGCAGCGGAAGATCATCTGGCCAGGTGGAGAGACAGAAAAACCTAGAGGCTTCCAGATGTCAACCAGACTTAAG ATTGTTACTATTCACCAGGAGCCGTTTGTGTACGTGAAACCTACTCTACTGGATGGCACGTGTAAGGAAGAGTTGACACCTAATGGAGTCCCAATTAAAAAGGTGATCTGCACTGGGCCCAATGAGACCATCCCAGGTAACATCACAG GACGCCCAGTAGTCCCTCAGTGTTGTTATGGGTTCTGTGTCGATCTCCTGATAAAACTGGCAATGACTATGAACTTCACCTATGAGGTACATCTTGTGGCAGATGGGAAATTTGGAACTCAGGAGCGG GTGAACAACAGTAACAAGAAGGAGTGGAACGGTATGATGGGTGAACTCCTGGGGGGGCTGGCAGACATGATTGTTGCTCCACTTACCATAAACAACGAACGAGCCCAGTACATAGAGTTCTCAAAGCCCTTTAAATATCAAGGCCTGACCATCCTGGTGAAAAAG GAAATCCCGCGTAGTACACTCGACTCGTTCATGCAACCGTTTCAAAGTACGTTGTGGCTGTTGGTGGGTCTATCGGTGCATGTGGTGGCAGTGATGCTTTACCTACTAGACCGGTTCAG CCCGTTTGGAAGGTTTAAAGTGAACagcgaagaagaagaagaagatgccCTCACCCTGTCCTCAGCAATGTGGTTCTCATGGGGAGTACTGCTGAACTCTGGGATTGGAGAAG GCGCCCCGCGTAGTTTTTCAGCAAGGATTCTGGGCATGGTGTGGGCAGGCTTCGCTATGATTATAGTGGCATCGTACACTGCCAACTTAGCTGCCTTCCTGGTGCTGGATCGGCCTGAGGAGCGCATCACTGGCATCAACGACCCACGG TTGAGGAACCCATCAGACAAGTTCATCTACGCCACAGTGAAGCAGAGTTCGGTGGACATCTACTTCCGCCGGCAGGTGGAACTCAGCACCATGTACCGGCACATGGAGAAACACAACTATGAGAGTGCCGCTGAGGCCATCCAGGCTGTTCGGGACAA CAAGCTGCATGCCTTCATCTGGGACTCTGCGGTGCTGGAATTTGAAGCTTCGCAGAAGTGCGACCTTGTGACCACGGGAGAGCTGTTTTTCCGTTCGGGGTTTGGCATAGGCATGCGCAAGGACAGCCCCTGGAAACAGAATGTGTCCCTGGCCATTCTCAG TTCCCATGAAAATGGCTTCATGGAAGACTTAGATAAAACCTGGGTGAGATACCAGGAGTGTGACTCTCGAAGCAATGCCCCAGCCACACTCACCTTTGAGAATATGGCAG gAGTTTTCATGCTGGTGGCTGGTGGCATTGCGGCTGGgatcttcctcatcttcattgAGATCGCTTACAAGCGCCACAAGGATGCCCGCAGGAAGCAGATGCAGCTGGCCTTTGCGGCTGTTAACGTGTGGAGGAAGAACCTGCAG GACAGTAAAGAAGCTTCTGGAAGTCAAGTTGCAGCCGTGACCCCGTCTTTA
- the grin1a gene encoding glutamate receptor ionotropic, NMDA 1a isoform X6 yields MPRALRPPPQAPAPSAGISHGRAMRLFLLAALLSCSCARGRCEPRVVNVGAVLSQKRYEQVFKDAVTQANQVYGRERFKLTAISVTHKPNAIQMALSVCEDLISSQVYAILVSHPPQSSDHLTPTPVSYTAGFYRIPVVGLTTRMSIYSDKSIHLSFLRTVPPYSHQAHVWFDMMREFRWNHIILIVSDDHEGRATQKRLETLLEERETKAEKVLQFNQETNLTALLLEAKELEARVIILSASEEDAAAVYKAARFLNMTGSGYVWLVGEREMSGKALSEAPDGLIGLQLINGKNESAHITDAVSVVAQSIQELFEKENITEPPRGCVGNTNIWKTGPLFKRVLMSSKYPEGLTGRVEFNDDGDRKYAHYSILNYQKSRLIQVGIYNGTQVVMNKQRKIIWPGGETEKPRGFQMSTRLKIVTIHQEPFVYVKPTLLDGTCKEELTPNGVPIKKVICTGPNETIPGNITGRPVVPQCCYGFCVDLLIKLAMTMNFTYEVHLVADGKFGTQERVNNSNKKEWNGMMGELLGGLADMIVAPLTINNERAQYIEFSKPFKYQGLTILVKKEIPRSTLDSFMQPFQSTLWLLVGLSVHVVAVMLYLLDRFSPFGRFKVNSEEEEEDALTLSSAMWFSWGVLLNSGIGEGAPRSFSARILGMVWAGFAMIIVASYTANLAAFLVLDRPEERITGINDPRLRNPSDKFIYATVKQSSVDIYFRRQVELSTMYRHMEKHNYESAAEAIQAVRDNKLHAFIWDSAVLEFEASQKCDLVTTGELFFRSGFGIGMRKDSPWKQNVSLAILSSHENGFMEDLDKTWVRYQECDSRSNAPATLTFENMAGVFMLVAGGIAAGIFLIFIEIAYKRHKDARRKQMQLAFAAVNVWRKNLQDSKEASGSQVAAVTPSLPSSSLETQDDRKSTRAEPGPKKKASFRSISTSLASSIKRRRSSKDTQYPPTDITGQLNLSDPSVSTVV; encoded by the exons ATGCCGAGGGCGCTGAGACCTCCGCCACAAGCCCCCGCGCCGTCCGCGGGCATCTCCCACGGCCGCGCGATGcgcctcttcctcctcgccGCGCTGCTGTCGTGCTCGTGCGCGCGCGGCCGCTGCGAGCCACGCGTGGTGAACGTCGGGGCCGTGCTGAGCCAGAAGCGCTACGAGCAGGTGTTCAAGGACGCGGTCACGCAGGCCAACCAGGTGTACGGCCGCGAGCGCTTCAAGCTGACCGCCATCTCCGTCACGCACAAGCCCAACGCCATCCAGATGGCGCTGTCCGTGTGCGAGGACCTCATCTCCAGCCAG GTGTACGCCATCCTGGTGAGCCACCCACCGCAGTCCAGTGACCACCTGACCCCCACCCCGGTGTCCTACACTGCAGGCTTCTACCGCATCCCGGTGGTGGGGCTGACAACCCGCATGTCTATCTACTCTGACAAG AGCATCCACCTCTCATTCCTGCGGACCGTGCCCCCGTACTCCCACCAGGCGCACGTGTGGTTCGACATGATGCGCGAGTTCCGCTGGAACCACATCATTCTCATCGTCAGCGATGACCACGAAGGCAGGGCCACACAGAAGAGGCTGGAGACGCTTCTGGAGGAGCGGGAGACCAAG GCAGAGAAAGTTCTCCAGTTCAACCAGGAGACTAATTTAACTGCACTGCTGCTGGAAGCCAAAGAGCTGGAGGCACGGGTCATCATTCTCTCCGCCAG TGAAGAGGATGCAGCTGCTGTGTATAAGGCTGCACGTTTTCTCAACATGACCGGCTCGGGCTACGTTTGGCTGGTTGGCGAGCGAGAGATGTCCGGTAAAGCCCTTAGCGAAGCGCCAGACG GTCTGATTGGCTTACAGCTCATCAATGGGAAAAATGAGTCAGCGCACATCACCGATGCAGTGTCTGTGGTGGCCCAGTCCATTCAAGAACTATTTGAGAAGGAGAACATAACTGAGCCTCCACGGGGATGTGTGGGGAACACGAACATCTGGAAAACAGGCCCACTGTTTAAAAG GGTTCTGATGTCATCAAAGTACCCTGAAGGTCTTACAGGGCGCGTAGAGTTTAATGATGACGGAGACAGAAAATACGCTCATTACAGCATCCTAAACTACCAGAAGAGCCGGCTTATTCAAGTTGGAATTTACAATGGAACACAG GTGGTGATGAACAAGCAGCGGAAGATCATCTGGCCAGGTGGAGAGACAGAAAAACCTAGAGGCTTCCAGATGTCAACCAGACTTAAG ATTGTTACTATTCACCAGGAGCCGTTTGTGTACGTGAAACCTACTCTACTGGATGGCACGTGTAAGGAAGAGTTGACACCTAATGGAGTCCCAATTAAAAAGGTGATCTGCACTGGGCCCAATGAGACCATCCCAGGTAACATCACAG GACGCCCAGTAGTCCCTCAGTGTTGTTATGGGTTCTGTGTCGATCTCCTGATAAAACTGGCAATGACTATGAACTTCACCTATGAGGTACATCTTGTGGCAGATGGGAAATTTGGAACTCAGGAGCGG GTGAACAACAGTAACAAGAAGGAGTGGAACGGTATGATGGGTGAACTCCTGGGGGGGCTGGCAGACATGATTGTTGCTCCACTTACCATAAACAACGAACGAGCCCAGTACATAGAGTTCTCAAAGCCCTTTAAATATCAAGGCCTGACCATCCTGGTGAAAAAG GAAATCCCGCGTAGTACACTCGACTCGTTCATGCAACCGTTTCAAAGTACGTTGTGGCTGTTGGTGGGTCTATCGGTGCATGTGGTGGCAGTGATGCTTTACCTACTAGACCGGTTCAG CCCGTTTGGAAGGTTTAAAGTGAACagcgaagaagaagaagaagatgccCTCACCCTGTCCTCAGCAATGTGGTTCTCATGGGGAGTACTGCTGAACTCTGGGATTGGAGAAG GCGCCCCGCGTAGTTTTTCAGCAAGGATTCTGGGCATGGTGTGGGCAGGCTTCGCTATGATTATAGTGGCATCGTACACTGCCAACTTAGCTGCCTTCCTGGTGCTGGATCGGCCTGAGGAGCGCATCACTGGCATCAACGACCCACGG TTGAGGAACCCATCAGACAAGTTCATCTACGCCACAGTGAAGCAGAGTTCGGTGGACATCTACTTCCGCCGGCAGGTGGAACTCAGCACCATGTACCGGCACATGGAGAAACACAACTATGAGAGTGCCGCTGAGGCCATCCAGGCTGTTCGGGACAA CAAGCTGCATGCCTTCATCTGGGACTCTGCGGTGCTGGAATTTGAAGCTTCGCAGAAGTGCGACCTTGTGACCACGGGAGAGCTGTTTTTCCGTTCGGGGTTTGGCATAGGCATGCGCAAGGACAGCCCCTGGAAACAGAATGTGTCCCTGGCCATTCTCAG TTCCCATGAAAATGGCTTCATGGAAGACTTAGATAAAACCTGGGTGAGATACCAGGAGTGTGACTCTCGAAGCAATGCCCCAGCCACACTCACCTTTGAGAATATGGCAG gAGTTTTCATGCTGGTGGCTGGTGGCATTGCGGCTGGgatcttcctcatcttcattgAGATCGCTTACAAGCGCCACAAGGATGCCCGCAGGAAGCAGATGCAGCTGGCCTTTGCGGCTGTTAACGTGTGGAGGAAGAACCTGCAG GACAGTAAAGAAGCTTCTGGAAGTCAAGTTGCAGCCGTGACCCCGTCTTTA
- the grin1a gene encoding glutamate receptor ionotropic, NMDA 1a isoform X3: MPRALRPPPQAPAPSAGISHGRAMRLFLLAALLSCSCARGRCEPRVVNVGAVLSQKRYEQVFKDAVTQANQVYGRERFKLTAISVTHKPNAIQMALSVCEDLISSQVYAILVSHPPQSSDHLTPTPVSYTAGFYRIPVVGLTTRMSIYSDKSIHLSFLRTVPPYSHQAHVWFDMMREFRWNHIILIVSDDHEGRATQKRLETLLEERETKNKKRNYENLDQLSYDNKRGPKAEKVLQFNQETNLTALLLEAKELEARVIILSASEEDAAAVYKAARFLNMTGSGYVWLVGEREMSGKALSEAPDGLIGLQLINGKNESAHITDAVSVVAQSIQELFEKENITEPPRGCVGNTNIWKTGPLFKRVLMSSKYPEGLTGRVEFNDDGDRKYAHYSILNYQKSRLIQVGIYNGTQVVMNKQRKIIWPGGETEKPRGFQMSTRLKIVTIHQEPFVYVKPTLLDGTCKEELTPNGVPIKKVICTGPNETIPGNITGRPVVPQCCYGFCVDLLIKLAMTMNFTYEVHLVADGKFGTQERVNNSNKKEWNGMMGELLGGLADMIVAPLTINNERAQYIEFSKPFKYQGLTILVKKEIPRSTLDSFMQPFQSTLWLLVGLSVHVVAVMLYLLDRFSPFGRFKVNSEEEEEDALTLSSAMWFSWGVLLNSGIGEGAPRSFSARILGMVWAGFAMIIVASYTANLAAFLVLDRPEERITGINDPRLRNPSDKFIYATVKQSSVDIYFRRQVELSTMYRHMEKHNYESAAEAIQAVRDNKLHAFIWDSAVLEFEASQKCDLVTTGELFFRSGFGIGMRKDSPWKQNVSLAILSSHENGFMEDLDKTWVRYQECDSRSNAPATLTFENMAGVFMLVAGGIAAGIFLIFIEIAYKRHKDARRKQMQLAFAAVNVWRKNLQDSKEASGSQVAAVTPSLPSSSLETQDDRKSTRAEPGPKKKASFRSISTSLASSIKRRRSSKDTQYPPTDITGQLNLSDPSVSTVV; this comes from the exons ATGCCGAGGGCGCTGAGACCTCCGCCACAAGCCCCCGCGCCGTCCGCGGGCATCTCCCACGGCCGCGCGATGcgcctcttcctcctcgccGCGCTGCTGTCGTGCTCGTGCGCGCGCGGCCGCTGCGAGCCACGCGTGGTGAACGTCGGGGCCGTGCTGAGCCAGAAGCGCTACGAGCAGGTGTTCAAGGACGCGGTCACGCAGGCCAACCAGGTGTACGGCCGCGAGCGCTTCAAGCTGACCGCCATCTCCGTCACGCACAAGCCCAACGCCATCCAGATGGCGCTGTCCGTGTGCGAGGACCTCATCTCCAGCCAG GTGTACGCCATCCTGGTGAGCCACCCACCGCAGTCCAGTGACCACCTGACCCCCACCCCGGTGTCCTACACTGCAGGCTTCTACCGCATCCCGGTGGTGGGGCTGACAACCCGCATGTCTATCTACTCTGACAAG AGCATCCACCTCTCATTCCTGCGGACCGTGCCCCCGTACTCCCACCAGGCGCACGTGTGGTTCGACATGATGCGCGAGTTCCGCTGGAACCACATCATTCTCATCGTCAGCGATGACCACGAAGGCAGGGCCACACAGAAGAGGCTGGAGACGCTTCTGGAGGAGCGGGAGACCAAG aataaaaaaaggaactaTGAAAACCTCGACCAACTGTCCTATGACAACAAGCGAGGACCCAAG GCAGAGAAAGTTCTCCAGTTCAACCAGGAGACTAATTTAACTGCACTGCTGCTGGAAGCCAAAGAGCTGGAGGCACGGGTCATCATTCTCTCCGCCAG TGAAGAGGATGCAGCTGCTGTGTATAAGGCTGCACGTTTTCTCAACATGACCGGCTCGGGCTACGTTTGGCTGGTTGGCGAGCGAGAGATGTCCGGTAAAGCCCTTAGCGAAGCGCCAGACG GTCTGATTGGCTTACAGCTCATCAATGGGAAAAATGAGTCAGCGCACATCACCGATGCAGTGTCTGTGGTGGCCCAGTCCATTCAAGAACTATTTGAGAAGGAGAACATAACTGAGCCTCCACGGGGATGTGTGGGGAACACGAACATCTGGAAAACAGGCCCACTGTTTAAAAG GGTTCTGATGTCATCAAAGTACCCTGAAGGTCTTACAGGGCGCGTAGAGTTTAATGATGACGGAGACAGAAAATACGCTCATTACAGCATCCTAAACTACCAGAAGAGCCGGCTTATTCAAGTTGGAATTTACAATGGAACACAG GTGGTGATGAACAAGCAGCGGAAGATCATCTGGCCAGGTGGAGAGACAGAAAAACCTAGAGGCTTCCAGATGTCAACCAGACTTAAG ATTGTTACTATTCACCAGGAGCCGTTTGTGTACGTGAAACCTACTCTACTGGATGGCACGTGTAAGGAAGAGTTGACACCTAATGGAGTCCCAATTAAAAAGGTGATCTGCACTGGGCCCAATGAGACCATCCCAGGTAACATCACAG GACGCCCAGTAGTCCCTCAGTGTTGTTATGGGTTCTGTGTCGATCTCCTGATAAAACTGGCAATGACTATGAACTTCACCTATGAGGTACATCTTGTGGCAGATGGGAAATTTGGAACTCAGGAGCGG GTGAACAACAGTAACAAGAAGGAGTGGAACGGTATGATGGGTGAACTCCTGGGGGGGCTGGCAGACATGATTGTTGCTCCACTTACCATAAACAACGAACGAGCCCAGTACATAGAGTTCTCAAAGCCCTTTAAATATCAAGGCCTGACCATCCTGGTGAAAAAG GAAATCCCGCGTAGTACACTCGACTCGTTCATGCAACCGTTTCAAAGTACGTTGTGGCTGTTGGTGGGTCTATCGGTGCATGTGGTGGCAGTGATGCTTTACCTACTAGACCGGTTCAG CCCGTTTGGAAGGTTTAAAGTGAACagcgaagaagaagaagaagatgccCTCACCCTGTCCTCAGCAATGTGGTTCTCATGGGGAGTACTGCTGAACTCTGGGATTGGAGAAG GCGCCCCGCGTAGTTTTTCAGCAAGGATTCTGGGCATGGTGTGGGCAGGCTTCGCTATGATTATAGTGGCATCGTACACTGCCAACTTAGCTGCCTTCCTGGTGCTGGATCGGCCTGAGGAGCGCATCACTGGCATCAACGACCCACGG TTGAGGAACCCATCAGACAAGTTCATCTACGCCACAGTGAAGCAGAGTTCGGTGGACATCTACTTCCGCCGGCAGGTGGAACTCAGCACCATGTACCGGCACATGGAGAAACACAACTATGAGAGTGCCGCTGAGGCCATCCAGGCTGTTCGGGACAA CAAGCTGCATGCCTTCATCTGGGACTCTGCGGTGCTGGAATTTGAAGCTTCGCAGAAGTGCGACCTTGTGACCACGGGAGAGCTGTTTTTCCGTTCGGGGTTTGGCATAGGCATGCGCAAGGACAGCCCCTGGAAACAGAATGTGTCCCTGGCCATTCTCAG TTCCCATGAAAATGGCTTCATGGAAGACTTAGATAAAACCTGGGTGAGATACCAGGAGTGTGACTCTCGAAGCAATGCCCCAGCCACACTCACCTTTGAGAATATGGCAG gAGTTTTCATGCTGGTGGCTGGTGGCATTGCGGCTGGgatcttcctcatcttcattgAGATCGCTTACAAGCGCCACAAGGATGCCCGCAGGAAGCAGATGCAGCTGGCCTTTGCGGCTGTTAACGTGTGGAGGAAGAACCTGCAG GACAGTAAAGAAGCTTCTGGAAGTCAAGTTGCAGCCGTGACCCCGTCTTTA